Proteins encoded within one genomic window of Acinetobacter sp. WCHA55:
- a CDS encoding RES domain-containing protein, whose product MGFNDRMEEVNAYSLNFFNKSICSNCIADDYLAEIIKSNATEKECSYCLSRGNKDIACDYKLVVQKIYDRIFLSYKDAQDTGMPFVEGSWLIDQDYIQDVINDFDPGWHATFIEDLCESADPNLYLVPHVHDDWVGVPESDVLSYGWQTFKEQILYKTRYLFLTQKSAEHDDFYSVPLTSMLDRLGDLSNRLGLIREIPQDSYFYRVRAHEQGHEFTGFEEIGAAPRRLAGAGRMNPAGIPYFYIAFMPDTAKFEVIDDQKYWSLAKLKLLNNIQVLDLTELPPVPSIFDISQHNLREEILFLYEFIEDLLKPVAKDGKEHIDYVPTQVVSEYFRYVFEPKLQGIMYPSVKHSGGVNIAIFESDNDEIKKSFNLEEIVECENTES is encoded by the coding sequence ATGGGTTTTAATGATCGTATGGAGGAGGTTAATGCATATTCGCTAAATTTTTTTAATAAAAGTATATGTTCTAATTGTATAGCTGATGATTATTTAGCGGAAATAATTAAATCAAATGCGACTGAGAAAGAATGCTCATATTGTTTAAGTAGAGGAAATAAGGATATTGCATGTGATTACAAACTTGTAGTTCAAAAAATATATGATCGCATCTTTCTCTCTTATAAAGATGCACAAGATACAGGGATGCCTTTTGTTGAAGGTAGTTGGTTAATTGATCAAGATTATATACAAGATGTAATTAATGATTTTGATCCGGGATGGCATGCTACATTTATAGAAGATCTGTGCGAATCTGCTGACCCCAATTTATATTTAGTTCCACATGTACATGATGATTGGGTTGGAGTTCCTGAGAGTGATGTTTTGAGTTATGGGTGGCAGACATTTAAAGAGCAAATTTTATATAAAACACGATATCTATTTTTAACTCAGAAATCGGCAGAACATGATGATTTTTACTCGGTCCCTTTAACTTCTATGTTAGATCGATTGGGTGATTTATCTAATAGATTGGGCTTAATTAGAGAGATTCCACAAGATTCATATTTTTATAGAGTTAGGGCGCATGAGCAAGGTCATGAATTTACTGGGTTTGAAGAAATAGGTGCTGCACCAAGAAGATTGGCTGGTGCTGGGCGTATGAATCCAGCAGGTATTCCTTATTTTTATATCGCCTTTATGCCAGATACAGCAAAATTTGAAGTTATTGATGATCAGAAATATTGGTCTTTGGCTAAATTAAAATTATTAAATAATATTCAAGTTCTAGATTTAACAGAGTTACCTCCAGTTCCTAGTATTTTTGATATCTCACAGCATAATCTTAGAGAGGAAATTTTATTTCTCTATGAGTTTATTGAGGATTTATTGAAACCAGTTGCTAAAGATGGCAAAGAGCATATTGACTATGTACCAACACAGGTGGTTTCAGAATATTTTAGGTATGTATTTGAACCCAAATTACAAGGAATTATGTATCCAAGTGTCAAACATTCAGGAGGAGTCAATATAGCTATTTTTGAATCTGATAATGATGAAATTAAAAAATCCTTTAATTTGGAAGAAATTGTTGAGTGCGAGAATACCGAAAGTTAA
- a CDS encoding zinc ribbon-containing protein, which yields MVTAGEKPGTGFYFCVQCGHRVYLEIGTDRLPPCTKCQGNQFNNKNA from the coding sequence ATGGTTACTGCTGGCGAAAAACCTGGAACAGGCTTCTATTTTTGTGTTCAATGCGGACACCGCGTCTACTTAGAAATTGGTACAGATCGTTTACCCCCGTGTACCAAATGCCAAGGCAATCAATTTAACAATAAGAATGCCTAA
- a CDS encoding DUF4126 domain-containing protein: METILGLCIGIGLSAACGFRVFVPLLVMSLASIMGWFEPMQGFEWLNMPSVCIALAIATVCEIAAYYIPWVDNALDTIATPAAMVAGTLTTMAVSSGEMSQFASWAAAIIVGGGTAGAVQMSTVAVRGVSTATTGGVANPLVSTVEWVGAVLLSVLSLLVPVLVVIVGIILAIWAVRWFKRKKQQSISTPL; this comes from the coding sequence ATGGAAACCATATTAGGACTTTGTATCGGCATTGGCTTAAGTGCTGCCTGTGGCTTTCGTGTCTTTGTCCCACTCTTGGTTATGAGCCTTGCTTCAATCATGGGGTGGTTTGAACCCATGCAAGGTTTTGAATGGTTAAACATGCCATCGGTATGCATTGCCTTAGCCATTGCAACCGTCTGTGAAATCGCAGCCTATTACATACCATGGGTCGACAATGCTTTAGACACCATTGCAACGCCAGCCGCGATGGTCGCAGGAACACTCACCACTATGGCGGTCAGCAGTGGGGAAATGTCGCAGTTTGCCAGTTGGGCCGCGGCAATCATTGTCGGTGGCGGTACAGCAGGTGCTGTGCAAATGAGTACGGTTGCCGTTCGAGGGGTTTCAACCGCGACGACAGGCGGGGTTGCCAACCCACTGGTGTCTACCGTGGAATGGGTCGGAGCCGTTTTACTGTCCGTGCTGTCATTACTGGTTCCTGTTTTAGTGGTGATTGTAGGCATTATTTTGGCAATCTGGGCCGTACGTTGGTTTAAACGCAAAAAACAACAAAGTATCAGCACACCCTTATAG
- the acnD gene encoding Fe/S-dependent 2-methylisocitrate dehydratase AcnD, which translates to MNNNHRKPLQGTQLEYFDVREAVEQIQPGAYAKLPYTSKVLAEQLVRRCDPAILEQSLKELIFSKQDHDFPWYPARVVCHDILGQTALVDLAGLRDAIADQGGDPSKVNPVVPTQLIVDHSLAVEYGGFDPEAFEKNRAVEDRRNEDRFHFIEWTKTAFENVDVIPAGNGIMHQINLEKMSPVVQSRDGVAFPDTCVGTDSHTPHTDALGVISIGVGGLEAENVMLGRASWMRLPDIIGVELVGQRQAGITATDIVLALTEFLRKERVVGAYLEFFGEGADSMSVGDRATISNMTPEYGATAAMFYIDQNTIDYLTLTGREAEQVALVETYAKEIGLWASDMKQAEYPRVLRFDLSTVTRNIAGPSNPHARVSTADLKEKGIAGVVENRTDGLMPDGAVIIAAITSCTNTSNPRNTVAAGLLARKANELGLTRKPWVKSSFAPGSKAAALYLEEAGVLDDLEKLGFGIVAYACTTCNGMSGALDPKLQQEIIDRDLYATAVLSGNRNFDGRIHPYAKQAFLASPPLVVAYAIAGTIRFDIEKDALGNDKDGNPIYLKDIWPSDAEIDALVKEAVKPEQFRKVYIPMFDLGVTEKAASPLYDWRPQSTYIRRPPYWEGALAAPRTLANMRPLAILPDNITTDHLSPSNAIMMDSAAGEYLHKMGVPEEDFNSYATHRGDHLTAQRATFANPKLFNEMVVRSDGTIKQGSKARVEPEGEVMRMWEAIETYMNRKQPLIIIAGKDYGQGSSRDWAAKGVRLAGVEAIVAEGFERIHRTNLVGMGVLPLEFKAGTDRKTLGLDGTELYSVIGNIAPRSTLTLVIERATDEGKSEIVEVPVTCRLDTEEEVSVYEAGGVLQRFAQDFLEGNVA; encoded by the coding sequence ATGAACAATAATCACCGCAAACCACTGCAAGGCACCCAGCTAGAATACTTTGATGTGCGAGAAGCCGTTGAACAGATTCAGCCAGGCGCTTATGCAAAACTTCCATACACCTCAAAAGTATTGGCTGAACAGTTAGTGCGTCGTTGTGATCCTGCCATTTTGGAGCAGTCACTGAAAGAACTGATTTTCTCAAAACAAGATCACGATTTCCCTTGGTATCCTGCACGTGTGGTGTGTCATGACATTCTTGGACAAACGGCATTGGTTGACCTTGCAGGTTTACGTGATGCGATTGCTGACCAAGGCGGCGACCCATCGAAAGTGAATCCTGTGGTACCGACTCAGTTGATTGTCGATCACTCTCTTGCTGTGGAATACGGTGGTTTCGATCCAGAGGCGTTTGAGAAAAACCGTGCAGTAGAAGACCGTCGTAACGAAGACCGTTTCCATTTTATTGAGTGGACCAAGACTGCTTTTGAAAATGTCGATGTGATTCCTGCGGGGAATGGCATCATGCACCAAATCAACTTGGAGAAAATGTCTCCTGTGGTGCAAAGTCGTGATGGCGTGGCGTTCCCAGATACTTGTGTCGGTACAGACTCACACACACCACATACCGATGCGCTCGGTGTCATTTCGATTGGTGTCGGAGGACTCGAAGCTGAAAATGTGATGCTCGGACGTGCGTCTTGGATGCGCCTACCTGACATTATCGGTGTTGAATTGGTGGGTCAGCGTCAAGCAGGGATTACTGCAACAGATATCGTTTTAGCATTGACTGAGTTCTTGCGTAAAGAACGTGTCGTCGGTGCGTACCTTGAGTTCTTTGGTGAAGGGGCAGACAGCATGTCAGTGGGTGATCGTGCCACGATTTCCAATATGACCCCTGAATATGGCGCAACGGCGGCCATGTTCTATATCGACCAAAACACCATTGATTATTTAACCCTGACAGGTCGTGAAGCAGAACAAGTTGCACTGGTTGAAACCTATGCCAAAGAAATTGGTCTTTGGGCATCGGATATGAAACAAGCGGAATACCCACGTGTCCTTCGTTTCGATCTTTCAACGGTAACACGTAATATTGCAGGCCCATCAAACCCACATGCACGTGTTTCTACCGCAGATTTGAAAGAAAAAGGCATTGCAGGTGTGGTAGAAAACCGTACCGATGGCTTAATGCCTGATGGTGCTGTGATTATTGCTGCCATTACTTCGTGTACCAATACATCAAACCCACGTAATACCGTTGCTGCGGGTTTATTGGCACGTAAAGCCAATGAGTTGGGCTTAACCCGTAAACCTTGGGTGAAATCTTCTTTTGCACCTGGTTCTAAAGCGGCTGCGTTATACCTTGAAGAAGCAGGCGTATTAGATGACTTAGAAAAATTAGGTTTTGGGATCGTGGCGTATGCATGTACCACCTGTAACGGGATGTCAGGTGCATTAGACCCTAAACTACAACAAGAAATTATTGACCGTGACTTGTATGCAACTGCGGTACTTTCGGGTAACCGTAACTTCGATGGTCGTATCCATCCTTATGCAAAACAAGCATTCTTGGCATCACCTCCGCTCGTTGTAGCTTATGCGATTGCAGGAACGATCCGCTTTGACATTGAAAAAGATGCACTAGGAAACGACAAAGACGGTAACCCAATTTACCTGAAAGACATTTGGCCATCAGATGCAGAAATTGATGCGCTGGTCAAAGAAGCGGTGAAACCTGAACAGTTCCGTAAAGTCTACATTCCAATGTTTGACTTGGGTGTTACTGAAAAAGCAGCCAGTCCTTTATATGACTGGCGTCCACAAAGTACTTATATTCGTCGTCCGCCATACTGGGAAGGGGCTTTGGCTGCACCTCGTACACTGGCAAATATGCGTCCGCTTGCCATCTTGCCTGACAACATCACCACAGATCATTTGTCACCATCGAATGCAATTATGATGGATTCGGCAGCAGGTGAATACCTACACAAAATGGGTGTACCAGAGGAAGACTTTAACTCGTATGCAACGCACCGTGGAGACCACTTGACGGCACAACGTGCGACCTTTGCGAATCCAAAATTGTTTAATGAAATGGTGGTTCGTTCAGACGGTACGATCAAGCAAGGTTCGAAAGCACGTGTTGAGCCTGAAGGTGAAGTGATGCGTATGTGGGAAGCGATTGAAACTTATATGAATCGTAAGCAGCCGTTGATCATCATTGCAGGTAAAGACTATGGTCAGGGCTCTAGCCGTGACTGGGCTGCCAAAGGTGTCCGTCTTGCTGGTGTTGAAGCGATTGTAGCGGAAGGTTTTGAGCGTATTCACCGCACTAACTTAGTGGGTATGGGCGTGTTACCGCTTGAGTTTAAAGCAGGAACTGACCGTAAAACTTTAGGTTTAGATGGTACTGAACTGTATAGCGTGATTGGTAATATTGCGCCGCGTTCGACGTTAACTTTAGTGATTGAGCGTGCGACGGATGAAGGTAAGAGTGAAATTGTTGAAGTGCCTGTAACCTGTCGCCTAGATACTGAAGAAGAAGTGTCTGTTTATGAAGCGGGTGGTGTATTGCAGCGTTTTGCGCAGGACTTTTTAGAGGGGAATGTGGCTTAA